The DNA region GGCCGGGGGCGCCTCGGGCCGCTCACGCGGTGGCTCGCTGAGCTTCGGAATGATCGGCGGGGCTTCTTCGAGCAGCTCGTTGGGGATGAGCACGACGGCCTTGGTACCGCCGTACGCGGACTTGCTCAGGGTGATCTCGAGGCCGATGCGGTTGGCCAGAAGTGCCACGACGAACAGGCCGAGTTGGGGGATCTCGCCCAGCCGCGTCACATCCGGCTCGGGCGGGTCGGCGAGCAGCCGGTTGAGGTGCTCGTACTGCTCGCTGTCCATTCCCAGACCGCGGTCGATGACCTCGACGGCCAGCCGTCCGCCGGCGACCTCCTCGGCCCTGACGGTGACGTTGGTGTGCGGGGGCGAGAAGGCGGTGCCGTTCTCGATGAGCGCGGCGAGGATGTGGCCGACGTCAGCGACGACCCGGCCGGAGAGCGAGAACTCCGGTGCGGTCTCCACCTCGATACGGGTGTAGTCGACGGTCTCCGCGACGGCACTGCGCAGCACCTGGAAGACCGGGACGGGCTTGCTCCAGCGGCGGCCCGGCTGGACGCCGACGATGAGCGACTGGTTCTCCAGGTCCCGGCGGAGCCGGGTGACCAGGTGGTCGATCTTGAAGATGTCGGTGAGGAGTTCGGGGTCGTGCTCGCGCCGTTCCAGGCTGTCGATGAGGCTGATGAGCTGGCTTATCAGCAACTGGTTGCGGCGGAGGAGACCGAGGACGACGGTCTCCGCGCCCTCGCGCTTGCGTGCCTTCTGCTCGCTGGTCTCCGCGGCGGCCTTCCACCGCTCGTCGACGGCCTCCGCGATGGTCTCCAACTCCGCGACGGCTGCCCGCTGCTGGCCGCGTATCGCGTCGATCACACGGCTCAGCTCGTCGTCGCCGTCGTCGGCGCGCGGCATCTCCGGGGCGGCGTGGCCCCGTTCGCCGCGGGTGCAGCTCTCGACCAGCTCCGGCAGGGCGCGTTCGGTCCACTGGCCCGTACCGTCGCGCAGCCGGGAGAGCCGTCGTACGAGCGCGAGCGGGGACCGTACGGTCAGGAATCCCGTCAGGCCGAGCACGCCCAGTACGGCGAGGGAACCCGCCCCGGCGGAGAGCAGTGCCTCGTCGGCCCGTTCGGCGCCCTGGGCCGCCAGGCCGTCGAGCGAGGCCGACGTGGCGTCACGCAGGTCCTCGCCGACGGTGTCGGCGGCCGGACGCCACTCGTCGATGCGGTCGGGCAGCGACCAACGCGTCGGCGTGACCCGGGTGTTGGGCAGCGTCGAGCCGGGGGTGCTACGGGCGACCGGGTTCTTGTCGGCGGCGACCGCGTCCTCGACGCGCTGGAGGACGGTCCACTGGGGCGTGTCGGCGATCTTTCGGTAGTCGCGGGCTGCCGACTCGGGGATGTCGCCGGTGTCCATGACCCTGGCGAGCTGCCGCTGGGTGGCGACGTGGCCGAGGAACGACTGCCGTACGCCCGCGCTGAGATGGCCGGAGGGCCCGGCGCTGGCCAGCAGGGAGTCCTCACGGGAGAGCAGCTCGGCGATGTGCGTGAGGGACGCCACGGCGGCGGCGCTGTGCGCGAGCCGGCCGTCGTCGCTGTGGAGCACCGCGGCGAGGAGGGCGATGCCTGCGTCGGTCGTGTCGGTGTAGTAGCCGTAGGCCGAACTGCGGGTGACCGCCCGTGAGTCGACCTGGTTGCGTTCACGGGTGAGTTCGGCGAGGGCTTTCGTCAGGGCGCGTTCCTTGCCGCTGCCCGAGGCCCGGCCGAGATCCGTGCCGGACGACTGGAAGGCCGTGATCGCGTCGTCGGTGCGCGATCGGGCCTCTTCGAGACTCCGGTGCGCCTTGTCCGTACGGTGGCTCTGCCAGGCGACGGTGAGACGGCGCTCGTCCTGAAGGCGGGTCACGAGGGAGTGGACGGACTGCCCGGCCGAGGCACCGGCCTTGGCCTCCGCCCTTAAGGCGAGCCCGCTTTCGACGGAATCGCTCGCCGCGTAGGCCCACATTCCCGCGAGTGCTACCGCGGGTATCAAAATGGGCGAAACCAGCGCAATGCGCAGGGAGCGACGACGTGCAGTCTTCGGCACTCTGTGCCGGTCGCGTTCGTCTGACATCTTCTTCCTCGCGACAGCGGACCGATGGTGGCGCTTAAGAGGGTTTCCGCCGAGTGGGCTCGGTTGTGCCAGTTGATCACTGCATTCGCTGACGCGGCTTTCCCGGCAGATGGCCGGGAACGCTACCAGTTGCGATGCGCCCACGGCGAATGCGAAGCCTCGTCAACCCCCCACGTGATTGCGGGAGTTGACGACGAACGCCGGCCCGGGCGGCGAGTCGGGCCGCCGCCGGGATTCTGCTGTTCACAGGCTATGTCTATCAGTTGTGCGACGAGCCCGGAAAGCAGCGCTCACGCAGATGCGAACCAGAGGTCTGACGCTGTGTGGAAACCGGCCGGTTCGAAAAGATTCCGTGTAGCCGGGCCCGTCGCCGTACCGTCTATAGCCGGGCGAGGAGTTGGGGTGTGTACAGCGCGGTGGCGGGCCGGATTCCGGCAAATATGTCGAAGTAGGTCGATGTGAGACCGGGGTCGGACTGCACCGCGCGCAGCAACGACAGCCGCTTCGGGTGGATTTCCAGCCTGGCGGCCGAGAGCGCGGCACTGTAACTCTCCGACATCAGATTGTCCCGGTCGCCGGAGTAGGCCGCCAATGCCTCGTCCAGACGCGGCTGTCCACCCTCTCCGAGCGCGTCCTCGACGTGCCCCGTCAGGCACTCCGCCTGGAGGAACGCATCGGTGATTCCGCGTGCGGTGATGGAGTCCTTGTGGTGTCCGGCGTCGCCGACGAGCGCCCATCCCGGGCCCGTCGCCTGGCGGAAGAAGTTGCGCTGATGCCCGGTGCCGCGCAGCCGTTCGGTACGCGACTTGCCCCGCAGCACCTCGTATAAGCCGGGGGCGGTGACACGTATCTGTTCGAGATAGGACCGCTCGGCGTCGGCACGTACGTCCTCGAAGGACGACTGCGGAAAGTAGGCGAGAACGAGGGTCGTACGGTCGTTGGTCGGGACCGCGGCGACCCAGCCCCCGGGTCTCTCGTGGAGTTCGAGCCGCGAGGACTCGTGGTCCCAGTAGGAGTAGTAGGCGCAGGTCAGGCGAGGCGTCTCCTGCACGATCGGAGCGCCGCACAGCGAGGCGACCGTGGAGCGCATCCCGTCCGCTCCGATCAACAGCCGTGCGCGCTCGGTGAATTCGCGTCCCTCGTGCCGCGCCCGCACCCCCTGGACGCGGCCGTTCTCGTCGCGCAGCAGCCCGGTGACCGTGCACCGGGAGCGGTACTCGACGCCGGCTTCGGCGGCGGCGTCGGCCAGTACGGGATCGAGGAGATACCGGCGGGGTGCGTAAGCGGCATGGTGGCCGTCGACGCCCCCGCTGCACCCTTCGAGGCGTATGTCCGCCACCTGGTAGAGCACCTTGTCGATGGGCGGGCAGCCGGTGGCGCGTATCCGGTCGAGGAGTCCCCAGCGGCCGAGCGCGGCGACTCCGGGCTGGTGGATGACATGGGTGGAGAGCGTGTCGGTACCGTGTTCGCTTCTGTCGAGCAGAAGCACCCGGTATCCGGCACGCGCGAGCAACATGGCCGTGGGTGATCCGGCGCACCGGGCGCCCACCACGATGACGTCGAACATGCCTGAATCTCGCAGACGTTGATGAGGTCACTGGGTCTCAGGGTGCTCGGTGCGCTCGGATGCGTCCCGGGCCTTCAGGAGCGGTGCTCCTCCAGGGCGGTCGCCAGGGCTTTTCTGTCGACCTTGCCGTTGGGGTTCAGCGGTAGCTGCTCCAGGGTCGTGATGCGGCGCGGAAGCATGTACGAGGGCAGGCGGGCGCTGAGGGTGCGGTACATGCTCTCGGTGTCGTCGTGGCTCGCGGTGACTGCCGCCTCCAGGTCCTGTTCGCCGTTGCGGCCGGTCACGGCTATGACGATCGCGTCACGCACGCCCGGGTGCCGTC from Streptomyces marispadix includes:
- a CDS encoding sensor histidine kinase, which codes for MWAYAASDSVESGLALRAEAKAGASAGQSVHSLVTRLQDERRLTVAWQSHRTDKAHRSLEEARSRTDDAITAFQSSGTDLGRASGSGKERALTKALAELTRERNQVDSRAVTRSSAYGYYTDTTDAGIALLAAVLHSDDGRLAHSAAAVASLTHIAELLSREDSLLASAGPSGHLSAGVRQSFLGHVATQRQLARVMDTGDIPESAARDYRKIADTPQWTVLQRVEDAVAADKNPVARSTPGSTLPNTRVTPTRWSLPDRIDEWRPAADTVGEDLRDATSASLDGLAAQGAERADEALLSAGAGSLAVLGVLGLTGFLTVRSPLALVRRLSRLRDGTGQWTERALPELVESCTRGERGHAAPEMPRADDGDDELSRVIDAIRGQQRAAVAELETIAEAVDERWKAAAETSEQKARKREGAETVVLGLLRRNQLLISQLISLIDSLERREHDPELLTDIFKIDHLVTRLRRDLENQSLIVGVQPGRRWSKPVPVFQVLRSAVAETVDYTRIEVETAPEFSLSGRVVADVGHILAALIENGTAFSPPHTNVTVRAEEVAGGRLAVEVIDRGLGMDSEQYEHLNRLLADPPEPDVTRLGEIPQLGLFVVALLANRIGLEITLSKSAYGGTKAVVLIPNELLEEAPPIIPKLSEPPRERPEAPPAERPAVAEVQAPPALEHRERPMPEPESAPAPVSAPAAAAAPAPAVAAPAPAAASVAAVRDVRDVQDTDEDWRDPEEDHGGFPAYTGGGLLTRSKPRRAVDTPMQSVSLLAPTGEHAAPAPETAAPHLDEEPPQPPEPVQKPLTLPTRKPGENLAAPLRRSPGQSRAEERPPADDTSPWPTPGRAGAIAGAVQRASRQARTESTDAQRDGASPEDSRP
- a CDS encoding NAD(P)/FAD-dependent oxidoreductase, producing MFDVIVVGARCAGSPTAMLLARAGYRVLLLDRSEHGTDTLSTHVIHQPGVAALGRWGLLDRIRATGCPPIDKVLYQVADIRLEGCSGGVDGHHAAYAPRRYLLDPVLADAAAEAGVEYRSRCTVTGLLRDENGRVQGVRARHEGREFTERARLLIGADGMRSTVASLCGAPIVQETPRLTCAYYSYWDHESSRLELHERPGGWVAAVPTNDRTTLVLAYFPQSSFEDVRADAERSYLEQIRVTAPGLYEVLRGKSRTERLRGTGHQRNFFRQATGPGWALVGDAGHHKDSITARGITDAFLQAECLTGHVEDALGEGGQPRLDEALAAYSGDRDNLMSESYSAALSAARLEIHPKRLSLLRAVQSDPGLTSTYFDIFAGIRPATALYTPQLLARL